Proteins encoded within one genomic window of Macaca thibetana thibetana isolate TM-01 chromosome 3, ASM2454274v1, whole genome shotgun sequence:
- the INSIG1 gene encoding insulin-induced gene 1 protein, whose translation MPRLHDHFWSCSCAHSVRRRGPPRASAAGLAAKVGEMISASVSGPSLLAAHGAPDADPAPGGRSAAMSSPEPGGPYPNTWHHRLVQRSLVLFSVGVVLALVLNLLQIQRNVTLFPEEVIATIFSSAWWVPPCCGTAAAVVGLLYPCIDSHLGEPHKFKREWASVMRCIAVFVGINHASAKLDFANNVQLSLTLAALSLGLWWTFDRSRSGLGLGITIAFLATLITQFLVYNGVYQYTSPDFLYIRSWLPCIFFSGGVTVGNIGRQLAMGVPEKPHSD comes from the exons ATGCCCAGATTGCACGACCACTTCTGGAGTTGCTCCTGTGCGCACAGCGTGAGGCGCCGAGGCCCCCCGCGAGCCAGCGCCGCGGGGCTGGCAGCCAAGGTTGGGGAGATGATCAGCGCTTCCGTGTCCGGGCCCTCCCTGCTGGCGGCCCATGGTGCCCCGGACGCTGACCCCGCGCCCGGGGGCCGCAGTGCTGCGATGAGCAGCCCCGAGCCCGGCGGCCCCTACCCCAACACCTGGCATCATCGCCTGGTGCAGAGGAGCCTCGTGCTCTTCTCGGTTGGGGTGGTCCTAGCCCTGGTGCTCAACCTGCTGCAGATCCAGAGGAATGTCACTCTCTTCCCCGAGGAGGTGATCGCTACCATCTTTTCCTCCGCCTGGTGGGTCCCTCCCTGCTGCGGGACAGCAGCTG ctgtTGTTGGCCTGCTGTACCCCTGTATCGACAGTCACCTCGGAGAACCCCACAAATTTAAGAGAGAGTGGGCCAGTGTCATGCGCTGCATAGCAGTTTTTGTTGGCATTAACCATGCCAGTGCT AAATTGGATTTTGCCAATAACGTCCAACTGTCCTTGACTTTAGCAGCCCTGTCTTTGGGGCTTTGGTGGACATTTGATCGTTCCAGAAGCGGCCTTGGGCTGGGGATCACCATAGCTTTTCTAGCTACGCTGATCACGCAGTTTCTCGTGTATAATGGTGTCTATCA GTATACATCCCCAGATTTCCTCTATATTCGTTCTTGGCTCCCTTGTATATTTTTCTCAGGAGGCGTCACAGTGGGGAACATAGGACGACAGTTAGCTATG